One Vibrio taketomensis DNA window includes the following coding sequences:
- the rplW gene encoding 50S ribosomal protein L23 yields the protein MITEERILKVLRAPHISEKATMAAEKANTIVFKVAKDATKKEIKAAVEKLFEVEVKSVNTLITKGKTKRQGLRQGRRSDVKKAYVTLKEGQDLDFVGGAE from the coding sequence ATGATCACTGAAGAGCGTATCCTAAAAGTTCTACGTGCACCGCACATCTCTGAAAAAGCAACTATGGCTGCAGAGAAAGCGAACACTATCGTTTTCAAAGTAGCTAAAGATGCAACTAAGAAAGAGATCAAAGCAGCTGTAGAAAAGCTATTTGAAGTTGAAGTTAAGTCTGTAAATACTCTTATCACTAAGGGTAAGACCAAACGTCAAGGTCTACGCCAAGGCCGTCGTTCAGACGTGAAGAAAGCGTACGTTACTTTGAAAGAAGGTCAAGATCTTGACTTCGTTGGCGGCGCGGAATAA